The sequence aagctAGAAAGTCAGATGCCATAACCACTTCTACTTGGCAAACTGCCAAAAGGCAGCCATAAAGGAAAGGAGGCAGAGTAAAAAGATAAGATAAACCACATCTTCAAAATCAACTTCTGTGTAAGTGATGAAAGAGACTAAAAGGTATCTGTTATGCCCTCACCCAGTCTTGTAAACAACCATATTATACAACCCATTTCTGTTCTTCCAAGCTTTCCCCAACCAGCAAACATCACTTCTGCACTGCCCATAAAGTTAACTTATGCCTCACCTTTCTGACCTCCCGAGGGTTTTCTACTCTGACCCACTGCCTGCAGGCCCATGCAAGCCCCAATGTACAGCAAGGTATGCCGCCAGGGCATTTACTGATCCAGCAAGTGAAGTTGGGCCTGCCTGGGTTGGTTCCCTCCCGACACAGATGAGACCTTTGATGAACATCTGGGGgatgtacaacacagggaatataaccaatatttataataactataaatggagtagaacctttaaaagttgtgaaatCACtgtcgtacacctgaaacttctGTAATATtgtacaactatacttcaattaaaaacaagcaaacaaacagggcttccctggtggtgcatactgcaggggacataggttcgagccctggtctgggaggatcccacatgccgcggagcaactgggcccgtgagccacaactactgagcctgcgcatctggagcctgtgctccgcagcaagaggccgcgacagtgagaggcccccgctcgccacaactagagaaagaccacgcacagaaacgaagacccaacacagcaaaaataaataaattaattaaaaaaaaaaaaaacagatctaaaaaacaaacaaccatatCCGGAAAAGAGATGTCCAATGCTGGGAAGGGATGTCTTAGAGTCAAGGGCTGGAGAACCCAGTCCTCCAAGGAGACCTGTGAGGAACCGACAAGATGGCTGGCGCATACGCGGCGCAGAATGGAGAAATCTCAACTTAGAGACCGGGGCAGGTGACCCGGCTTAATTCCAAAATTTAACATTTACTTCAACTACCAGTTCATTTCAAAAACTGTTCCAAGTCACACGGCAACTCAACAGCTTCTGTTCTCTTTCTACCAAACCGCAAGAGGAAGCTAGAGACCACACCACTCTGCCCCGGGCAGTAAATGCTTCCTACTATTTGACCTCCATCCGGCCTGCTGCAACTGCAGCCTTTCCCCTCGTTCTGCGTTCTCACCAGTGGATTCAGGAAAATATCCCCGCCCACACTAAACGCGCAACGCAGGCCTGAGCAAGGGAGATATCCTGAGGGACCGCGCGCGGTTTTAGGGTCAGGGAAGAGGATTGTAAAGTGCTCATGGCCCTTTGGTTCCGGGACAAGAATCACGTCCGAAAATCCATCAGTCACCAACCGCCGCCGCGGTCCGGAAGTCACGGAGCCGGCATCCGCCCTGCTTAGTAGGGCGGCGTTTCCCGTGAGCCCGCGGGCGCGCGAGGACTACGACTCCCGGCATGCTCAGAGGCCACGGGAATTAACCCTTCAGGGCCCGCGGCTGCCCTGCGCCCCGCCTCCTCCCCTTACCTGGACCCCGCAGGGTGAGTTTTGGGGCGCTGTAGAGGGACTCTTTCCTTTATTTAAGgcttaggggtgtgtgtgtgtgtgtgtgtgtgtgtgtgtgtgtgtgtgtgtgtgtgtgatgtactCCTGGCTGGAGGAATGATTCTGACTTTCCTAAAATGAGACAATTTGCCGTAATGAtattcaaatgctttttttgcgAGTGGGAGACCCAGCATCAACTCTCTGAATCccagggcctaagaggaatcacTACTATCTTCCTCAGAATGCTATATAAATCGTCTCCTTCTTTACCCCCAGAACAAAAGTAACCAGCAACCCATCCCCTCTTCCGTACGCCCCCCATCGACTTCCACCCTTCCCCAGCTCCCCCAGCAAAGTTTGTAACCTGGCTACCAAGTCAGGGTTTTATTATCCCTTCGGTTGGGTGTGAGTACTCATGGAGCCCAGGGGACCTCTCGCATCCTTTTGGATTAGAGATTTTAGAAATTAGGCCCTTTGCCTCTCAGAGCCTGCTCTTCCCCCCAGGTGCCACCACGGAGTCCCTGCAGGTTCAGCAGGCACCCTACCTTTGTCTGACTTGAATGACCATAGGCTTGTGGACAAGGGTTCCTTCCTTGATCCTTGCCTCCATCCCCACCTATAAAACAACACTGGGCACAGGGGacaatggggtgtgtgtgtcacaCTCTTCTGTTGCTATTCTTTCTCTATATTTTGCACAGTTCCAGTtctgggctgggagggagggggttaGGGACTTGAGGTATTGAAGATTATTAGGCTGTGGGGTCAACTACCCTGCTCCTCATCCATGGTGAGAGGGAAATGGAAGGGCTGCTTGTTTGCTTCTCCTTTCACTACTCCTAGACTCCACTTGAACAATCCCAGTTCACAGGGCCCCCATCCCTGCCTCAGCCTTCAAGAGTCTAAAGCTGCTAGGAAAAAGGGCTCTTCCGAGTCAGGCGGTTGGGGGCCTGAAATGCCTGGATGCCCTTCTTTGCCTCACCACTATTTCAATGTTTGTCACTGGCAAGCATCCTATCCTCACCCTGGAGGTTAACTCCCCCATTCTGGGCAGtctctggcctcctcctcctccccctccccctccctccaaagGGGCCATTGTTCTGGTCAGCATTTGGGGTGGGGTGGACAGAAGGGAGAAGACCTTGGGGCAGGAGTCCTGAACCGTAGGAGGCCAGGGGAGTGAGGGCAGGCCGTCATATCTCTCCTCTATCTCACCCTCCCCACAGCCAACtggctccctgcccctgcccccgccccttgACATCCCAGACTCCCTGGCTATTTAAACAGAGATGGGTGCCCCCATCAGCACACTGTCCTTTGGCCACCGGACATCATGCCTCCCAAGAAGGATGTTCCCGTGAAGAAACCAGCAGGACCCTCTATCCCCAAGCCTGCTGCCAAGCCAGCAGCAGGGGCCCCTCCAGCCAAGACCAAGGCTGAGCCAGTGCCAGCACCAGTGCCAGCCGTCTTTCCAATccttgagaaaactgagaaaaccCCGGAGCCCCCCATCGATCTCTCCAAAGTGGTGGTGAGTCCCTGGAACATGAGAAAAGAGTTTGGAGGGGGTGGTACAAGGGTGGGATACAGCCTAGGGGACTAGGGGTATGTAGAAGGTAGGGAATCGGTAAGCACTGGATAACAGTGGGGCTTTCTCTTAGTACCCCATTTGGAAGCATCCAGGCTTATGACTGCTGTTGTCTTTGTTGtcacgtgtgtgtatgtacacactcacacacccccaCCTTCTCACCGACCCTCCTGCTGGAGGCAGGGCCTGTAAGATGGGGAACATCTGGGCTCTGAGGACAGTTTCAAGGTAAAGGGAGGGAGCTGCTGCCTGTGCCTGGCTGACTATTCAACACTAAAGGCCACAGCTCTGAACCCCAGGAGGGAAGGCTGAAGAGGACAGACTTGTTAGACAATCACAGCTGGGGGCCAGGGGTAAATTTAGCTTTTGTTCAGCCCCCAGTTATGTGAGGGATGCAGGGCTCAGGGCAGTAGAGGGAGGGGAACAGGTGGCATGGGATTAACCCTGTTCCCTGGAAACCCTCCCCCCAATAATTCCTCCTCTTGGGATTCTCCCAAGGTCTGGAGCTGGGAATGGGACTGAGGTGGCTGGGCTCCCAGCCTGGTCCCTTTGGGCCCCTCCCCAGAAGTGGCTGCCAGTTGGTCGGGAGGAGTGCTGGAGAGGGATTGAATGAGCCGTGTCATCTCTCCTCACCTGCTCTTTTCTTCCACAGATCGAGTTTAACAAGGACCAGCTGGAGGGTGAGGCGAAGCCCCCGAGCCCACTGTCCATCCCAAGTCCCTCTTCAGATCCTCCTTCTAGTCCCCTAACTCCATTACCGACCTTGAAAACTCCCACACTAGTACTCTTTGTGTTCCCTGTTCTGCTCAGCTCAAGCACCTAGTTTCTGAATTTCCTTTCTCCTGGTGGTGATGGGACCCCTTGTCAACACTGACCCCTCCTTATACTTCAGAGTTCAAGGAAGCCTTCGAGCTGTTTGACCGAGTAGGGGATGGCAAGATCCAGTACAGCCAGTGTGGGGATGTGATGAGGGCTCTGGGCCAGAACCCCACCAACGCCGAGGTGCTCAGGGTCCTGGGGCACCCCAAGAGTGATGGTGaggggacctctgggacaatgcgGGTTTTCAGTTTGGTGGTGGAACCGAGGAATGTTGGTAAGGTGACAAAAAATGCTGAGGTGGGTCCCAGGACTTTAGAAACTGTCAAACCCAGGGGCAGAAAAGCATCGTGAATGTTGAAGGGCTAAAACCCTTCATGGTGGTTATGGGAGCTGGGTCCTGGGTGACACTACAGTGACCTCTCCTTCACTTCTCTGATCTCCAGAGCTGAAGTCCCGGCGTGTGGACTTTGAGACTTTCCTGCCCATGCTCCAGGCAGTGGCCAAGAACCGGGACCAAGGCACATACCAGGACTACCTGGAGGGGCTTCGGGTGTTTGACAAAGAGGCGAATGGCAAAGTCATGGGAGCAGAGCTCAGACATGCCCTCACCACCCGGGGTGAGGCAGGGACCAGAACTCCTGTGGGGTTGAGAGGAGGGGGTGAACTAAGAAGAAGGTTGGCTAAGTAGGCAGAGCCAGGGAGAGATTACTTTCCTGTAGGTCATGGGCAGGAGACTGAGAAGGTCAGAGCCTTGGGGACAATCTGAAGGTCTTCCTCCTGCGGAGGCTAAAGTGTGTGGGCTACAGATGCCTCCCAAAGGGCAGAGGAAATGGGATGAGGTGGGAGATTTgagtttcagttttggaagagaTGGTCATACTCTGTGGTATGGTATGTCTCTTAATCCTCTGgaattcagtttccttatctgtcaaagcTTTCACTGGGTGTAACTGAGGTGAAAAGGGAAGCAAGATTCAGGGACACATTCAAGGCATGCTCATTACAGGGAGAGGATTCTCTTGGGGGACTGTTGCTGTGGGCAAGTCTCCAGGGTGGAAGAAGAGGAGGTACCACTCAGAAGAAAGAGGCCTAGGTTgatgagggagggaaggcaggggcTAAAACACTGTGTCTGGGGCTCAGGAGAGAAGATGAGTGAAGAGGAGGTGGAGGCAGTTCTGGCAGGACATGAGGACAGCAACGGCTGCATCAACTATGAAGGTGAGGGGCCAGAGGAGCAGAAGGgacaggggaaggggggaggcagGAAGTTCGAGGTATGTGGGTGAGGCACCCTGGGACCCATATTATCTAAAGTCAGGTGGATCATCATCAGGCCAGCTTCTGTAGCCCCTCTTGCCTCCTCTCTCTGCAGCCTTCCTGAAGCACATCCTAAGCGCCTGAGCTCCACAGGTAGGGCCCTCCCACTTCGCCTTGAGAGACAAGCCTCCTTCCCTTGCCTCAGCCAGGGTGGAAAAGCAGGGAAGTACGTCTGCATGTCCTGCTGCGCGAGAGCGCCAGGATTTGGCAACGTTCATCTTTTTCCACAGGTGCAGTGAGGTCGGACACTgcccccccgcgccccccgcaggCGAAATCAAGTTCCTGCCACTAGGAGgctattgtttcaaaataaagagaCAGTTCCTCCCTTGGTCTCCGACTCTTGCTTTCTTTataggtgggggagggaaggaaggaaagggagggctctcttctccccccacccctccccaatgCGACATCCTCTGACTTTTTTGCTTCTCGGAGGAGCAGATTCCTTGCGCCCCACTCCACCCTCTTCTGCAGTTTCTGTGCCCCAGATACGGCTATTCTGGAGAAATGAACAGCAGTGGGCCACGCCCACCTCATTACTAATATAGCAGCGTCATCTGCATAAACCCGGGCCAGTATTCCTATTGGCTGGGTCGGCTGGGGTGACGTCATTGGGACGTACTAAGACTAGGGTTGGGCCCGGAACCGGAGCCATTACTGCAGGAAAAGGTCCCGCAGAGCTGAGCAGTCAAGATGGTGGGGCCTAGCGCTGGGAGGATGAGCGGGATTTGGGGCGAGAGGCGGGAAGCCGGGGATAGGGGGCGGGGAGAAGGCAAATGGTAGGGGGTAAAGGAACCTGAGGGCGTCAAAGGTTGGAGGTGGGGTTGGAGTGTCGGGGATCCTGTCCTGCTGGGAAGCGGGTCCCCAGCATGGAACGGGAGTTTGTGGTTCAGAGTTCTTGGGACTGGGATAGAAGCTTGGGGGATTGGAGTTAAGATGCTGACCGCTCCCCTCTTCTCTGAGCAGTGTGACTTCACCGAGGACCAGACCGCAGGTAGGTAATCTGACCCCTATTGAGGTCATGCTTAGGGAGAGGGACACTGCCTCTAGCACCCTCCAGCCACCTGTCTTCTCTTCAGCACCCCCAGGGGAGTACTTCGTggattcccttctccctccttctggatcttccattttcttttctcactcttttcttcctcccttcccttgtACTCTAGATCTGAGCCCCAAGCACTGGGTGAGTTTTAGGTGGTGTGGGCATGTGAAACAACTTGGTCACTAATGCCTGTTGTGTGCGGGGCTTGGGGACTGTGTATTAAGCTGCCTGTGCTCCCCTGTTCCTTAGTCAGCTACTTCTGCCTCTTTTCTCCTCCTATGAtaactttccccctcccccagcttggAATTGTGAAGGCTGTAGACAGCAGTGACCTGTTACTTTGTGAAAATGGAACAGGGGAGTTTGCTGAGGATACTTCTTTGTAGCTGTACTCTCTGAAAGGTCTCTGTAGTGGAGGGGTGGGAAGTGGCAGGCTGGGATGACCCCAGTCCCAGGCTGCTGCTCCCACTTCCTTATAAGGACAGGGCCCAGACAGGGCGGTGGCAAATCCCTTCCCTGAGTAGTGAGGTGAGGAGGCTGGGCAGGCTGCTGCAGGCAGAGGGTATGTAAATGGCTGGTACCTCTGCCAAGGGGAGGAAGGCCGGGTCTTTATGTGGGACACCTGAGTCGGAGGAAGGGACGCTGGATACCTCTTAGAGGGTTTGGGTGCACAGCGGTATAAGTATCTGGTTTCCTCAGCATGATCAAAGTGGAATGGGCCGCAGGGGCTGTAAGGGAGGGTTTGGGTCAACCCCCATGTGCCCAGTGCTGATGTTTATCTGAATCCTCAGAGTTCAAGGAGGCCTTCCAGCTGTTTGACCGAACAGGGGATGGCAAGATCCTGTACAGCCAGTGTGGGGACGTGATGAGGGCCCTGGGCCAGAACCCCACCAACGCCGAGGTGCTCAAGGTCCTGGGGAACCCCAAGAGTGATGGTGAGGGTCCTTAAGAATAACTGCAGTGTGGTAGTGGGTCTGCAGTCTTTAGCTAATAGCTTCGCTTTATCTTCTTAGGCCCTGAACTCAAGCAGCTCTTGTCTAGCAAATCCCACAGATAGATTTCTCCTGCCTTGAGTGGGAACCCCATAATCCCCAGTCCTGAGAATGCATGTGACTTTGCTTCCACCTCCTTTATGGCAGAGATGAATGTGAAGGTGCTGGACTTTGAGCACTTCCTGCCCATGCTGCAGACTGTGGCCAAGAACAAGGATCAGGGGACCTATGAGGACTACGTTGAAGGCCTTCGGGTGTTTGACAAGGAAGGGAACGGCACCGTCATGGGTGCTGAGATCCGGCATGTCCTCGTCACACTGGGTAAGGCTCTGCCCTTCCTTCTTGAGCTGAGGTGCCACCTGATAGACCTCATGTGTCACCCAATTCCAGAACGCTCACTCTTTCTTCCCGTCTGCAGGTGAGAAGATGACAGAGGAAGAAGTAGAGATGCTGGTGGCAGGGCATGAGGACAGCAATGGTTGTATCAACTATGAAGGTGAGGGACTAACTGGGGTCTCACGGAGGAAGCAGCCATACAGGGCAGGTCAAGCACAGTATTTGGGGCTTTCGCTGTCCCTGGATTCAGGCTCCAAAAAGAGCCAAGAGGCAaggggcagggcccagcccagcccaggagtGGGAGGCCGGGGGGTGTGACAGGAAAGGAAGGGCTTATGTGGCATGAAGGGTGGGAAAGGGAtgggaagtaaaataaatggatGTCTAATCCCTCGCCGCCTGAACCCTTCACCCCATGTCTGTGTCTTGTCTTCACCATTAATgtctcttccttcctgcagcgTTTGTGAGGCATATCCTGTCGGGGTGACGGGCCCATGGGGCGGGTACGGCTCCTCCCAGCCCTTCTCTAGTTGACCTCCCGTGTTTTTCTTCCCAGCCTTCGctctccagcccctgcccttcccctacTACCATCTGACTTCCTCCTGGCATGTCTCTGCATGGAGCtgactggggaagggaggggttccTCAAAGAGGAAGACAGCCTGGGGGTGTGGTACCTCCTCTCCTAGAATGGGCTTTGAGGTTTTGCTTCTTAGGGCGCTGGTGTCTGGGAACTCACACCAGCCTATCCCAGTCTTGCTTCATGGTCATCCTTTAGCCTGGGAGCACGGCAGCTGGCATAGGGGGGTGGGTTGCCTGTCCCACTGTGCTACGGTAGCTGAAGTCTCTTCCCCGTCCTTCTGCTGGGCAGCTCGGAGGTACCCTAACCCCAAACTCTGTCTTCTCCTCCTGCCAATGGCTGACAGTAGCTGTAGGTGTAGTTGAGAACTCTTCTGCCTCTGCTGTGTTCTTGCTgctcagggtggggtggggaaataacagctggtgggaggggagctgggggctgAGAGGACTGGTCAGACTCAAGGTGGCCCCTCTGCAAACTGACCCCAAGGTTGGTTGCTGTGGGCACATTCCTTCTTAGGCTACCTTTGTGGTCTTGTGGTCTCCTGGCCCCTGGTGGACCCCTCCCCTTGGCCCTGCTCCCTGGATCACCCCCTCTCCTTTCCACAGAGCTCGTCCGCATGGTGCTGAATGGCTGAGGACATTCCCAGTGTTCGCGGAAACCACGCCTTCCCTGTAGGAGACTGTGTATGTAGCCCCGGAGGCCTCCTAGGTGCTCTTGTCACAGTGCTTTTCCCAGACTGTCTCTCTTGGATGATGTTTGCCATCAGCATACACCAAATAAACTTGCTCTCTGCCCTACATGCGGTTCTGCTTTCCTTCATGAGCAGGGTGAAGGGGAGGACAGTCTGGGGTCAATGGACCAGAGGCTGGGGAAAGCCGGCCGGCAAAGGCCTCTAGGAACCATCTTTGCCCGATTTAAGAAATGCTGGCCTTAGTTACTGATGCTACAAAGGCTACCCCTTGGGGATTAGGAAAGCCATAAATCCCTGTAGCACCAAGGCTGGCCTCCCTTGTGCCATCCCATGTGGCGCTGAGTCCTCTCCTAGCCCTCCCCAGCACTGAAGGCCTTTTGTCGGGGAGCCCGGGGAGTGTTTATTGGCGTGAAAGCCAGGCCATGTTAGCACTGCCTGAGCCTGTCTGTCACTTCAGCAAGGCTAGGGGCCAACAGTAACAAGTAGCTGAGATGCCTGCCTTCTCCCCACCTAATAAGGGAAGATATGAAGCCACCACTTCTAAAAGGATAAATAGACAAAATCTCTGGGATGTGAGGATGTCCTTCCAAGTCTTAAATGGCTATTTTGAGGGTAGGTGAGAGCCTCTGCCCAGTCCCTGCACCAGTTGTACAGTCCGGACAGCTGTGCTGCCCTTGGCCTGTTTGGGAGAGAGGCCCAGTGCCTCTGCAGCCCCGCCGAGCGCCACTGGGAAGGACTCCAGGAGTGCTGCCCCCAGCCCGATTCCCCCCGCCTAACAGCCACAGGTAAGAGAACACAGAAGGCATCCACAGATGGAACTGAaagcaaattaatttataaaaaaaaaaaaaaaagaaaaaaaagaaaaagaaaaaagaaaaagaagaaagaaaaaagagaaaatttacagAAAACTTTTGAACAGAAGAAAGGTGCCAAGACgcagaggaagagaaatatgGGGACACGAGGAACACAGGGCCTGGTGGGAGAGACCAGGAAGAACTGGTGGAGAGCCTGGAGTCACTTTTGCCTTCACACCAAGGACGAAGAGGGGGGAGCTGGTACTGGGGGCACTGGGATCCGGGGAGCAGAGCCGAGCCGTGAGCTGCAAGCAGGGGGTCGGCACTACCCTAGGTCGGGCACCCCCTCCCCGGCTGCTGCCCCAAATCCCAAGGAATCCCTAACTACTGCCAGCCACGGTTCTGATGCTCttggtgggagagggaagaggtgaGCGGGGTGACCCACCAAGCCCTAAGGAGGAGGTGCTTAAGTGCTTTTGACAATTTCACGTTTTTAGGACTTCCCATCCTTAGAGCCCCTCTCCACATCTTCTGGGAGTCCGCTCGTTTGACAGAGCCCAGGCAGGAGGCAGCATAGCCCCGAGCGCCCTTTCTTCCTCTACTACCTGCCACAGGAACCCCCAAAATGTATCCCCACC is a genomic window of Kogia breviceps isolate mKogBre1 chromosome 12, mKogBre1 haplotype 1, whole genome shotgun sequence containing:
- the MYL6B gene encoding myosin light chain 6B, whose translation is MPPKKDVPVKKPAGPSIPKPAAKPAAGAPPAKTKAEPVPAPVPAVFPILEKTEKTPEPPIDLSKVVIEFNKDQLEEFKEAFELFDRVGDGKIQYSQCGDVMRALGQNPTNAEVLRVLGHPKSDELKSRRVDFETFLPMLQAVAKNRDQGTYQDYLEGLRVFDKEANGKVMGAELRHALTTRGEKMSEEEVEAVLAGHEDSNGCINYEAFLKHILSA
- the MYL6 gene encoding myosin light polypeptide 6 isoform X3 gives rise to the protein MCDFTEDQTAEFKEAFQLFDRTGDGKILYSQCGDVMRALGQNPTNAEVLKVLGNPKSDEMNVKVLDFEHFLPMLQTVAKNKDQGTYEDYVEGLRVFDKEGNGTVMGAEIRHVLVTLGEKMTEEEVEMLVAGHEDSNGCINYEELVRMVLNG
- the MYL6 gene encoding myosin light polypeptide 6 isoform X2 yields the protein MCDFTEDQTAEFKEAFQLFDRTGDGKILYSQCGDVMRALGQNPTNAEVLKVLGNPKSDEMNVKVLDFEHFLPMLQTVAKNKDQGTYEDYVEGLRVFDKEGNGTVMGAEIRHVLVTLGEKMTEEEVEMLVAGHEDSNGCINYEAFVRHILSG
- the MYL6 gene encoding myosin light polypeptide 6 isoform X1, producing the protein MLTAPLFSEQCDFTEDQTAEFKEAFQLFDRTGDGKILYSQCGDVMRALGQNPTNAEVLKVLGNPKSDEMNVKVLDFEHFLPMLQTVAKNKDQGTYEDYVEGLRVFDKEGNGTVMGAEIRHVLVTLGEKMTEEEVEMLVAGHEDSNGCINYEELVRMVLNG